GCGCCCGCGCGGTGGCTTCCTGTGCTTTCCCGCCCGTTCAAGTCTGGACGAGCGGCGGCGTCGCCTTCGTCCCGTTCGTGCCGGCCGTCCATCGCCTCAACCCGCGCTGCGCTGATGGCGCGAGGCTTACAGCGTCTGGCCGGGTGCGCCCACGACTAAAATATGCAGGCCTCACGGGCGCTGTCCCCGTCGTGGGCGTCCGCACCCGGACGGGGATCGGCCGGGCTGACGAGGCGGGCGAGGCTGCCGTCTTCGAGCCGGATACGCTCCCAGGCCATCCAGCCCGGCAGGATGCGCAACTCGGGATCGCGGTTGGCGCCGGTATGGAACACCACGCGCGGCGCGGCGAGGTCGTACCAGCCGAGATCCGGCAGGCGCGCCTCCCAGGCGCGGATCTCGTCGGATGCGAAGCGGAACAGCCGCTCGCCGATGAAATCCTCGGCCGGAGCCAGCCATTCGGCCGTGCGGGCGGGGGAGGCGGCGAGCAGGCGATGGGTCAG
The Pseudoxanthobacter soli DSM 19599 DNA segment above includes these coding regions:
- a CDS encoding helix-turn-helix domain-containing protein, coding for MTHPGLALRRMRALRGMKQSHLAEVLGVTQATVSRWERGIGGPEGAQAEALERMLAAPTAPGSDAALKRLVTRSPDPVHLVCDLTHRLLAASPARTAEWLAPAEDFIGERLFRFASDEIRAWEARLPDLGWYDLAAPRVVFHTGANRDPELRILPGWMAWERIRLEDGSLARLVSPADPRPGADAHDGDSAREACIF